Part of the Ignavibacteriales bacterium genome is shown below.
GCAGCAGTATCTCAAAAAGATTTTCTCTTTCCCCGCTAAGTTTGTTTCTCGGTATTTTATGTTCAATTCCGCGTTCAACTGCTCCATAAATTCCGCCGATTATAGTATCAACAGCAAGGCTGGAATTGGTTAGGCTAAAAACATTTTCTTTCTTTCCGTTTTCAATTATTTCGTTTAGTACTTCACGTAGTTCATTGGTTTTAATCTTTAATTTGCTGCAAATCTTGTTGGATGCTTTTAAAGTATCCCGCCGGAGCATCATAAAGAAGCAGTCATATTTCATCATAAACATATAATTATGAATGATGAAATTGTAGAGCGAATCAATTGCGTTTGTTTCTCTGGAAATTTTTTCTCTCAGTGAATTAATTAATTTCTCCATACGCATTAGCATAATTGAGAAGTATAAATCTTCTTTTGAGTTAAAGTAGTTGTAAAGCGTTCCTTTTGCTATTGAAGCTGATTTGGCAACATCTCCCATCATTACTTTATGAAAGTTGTTTTCTGAAAAAAGCTTTGAGGCTGCATCAATTATTCTCTCAAGCTTGTCATTCTTTTTTATTTCAATTTTATTTTTAGTAGTCATTCTTACATCAAAGTTTTGGCTGATAGAATAATTCATTTAGCTCTGGCTGTTTTATAAATTTCATTTAATACTTTTCCGGCACCAGCTTTTACCAGGTCTTTTGCCAGGAGCTTCCCTAATTTTTCCGGTTCCTTTTTCGTCCCTTTTATTTCTTTTCTAAAAGTAATTACTCCATCAATTGAACCAACTAATCCGTCAAGATAAAGTCCGTTTGATTTTACTTGCGCATATGCGCCTATCGGAACCTGGCAACCTCCTTTCAGGGCTTTCAATAAAGACCGCTCAGCTTTGGTTGCTATAAATGTTTCCTGGTGGTGTATAGATTGAAGAACTTCGTTTACAAAATTATTATCTATATGAATTTCAATTCCAAGCGCTCCTTGTCCAACAGCAGGAAGAATTTCTTTTGTAGAGATAATAGAAGAAATATGTTTTTTCAATCCTAATCTTTCAATTCCCGCACGCGCCAGGATTATAGCATCCCAATCCGATTCTAAAAACTTATTTATTCTGGTTGGAACGTTTCCTCTCAACTCTACAATTTTTATATCCGGGCGAAGATGTAGAAGTTGTGCTCTTCTTCTTAAGGAACCAGTTGCAACTATTGCGCCTTCTTTCAAATCGGTGATCGTAACTCCTTTTTTTCTTGCAATAAGAACATCCTCAACCGGATGGCGTTCTGTTACAGCGGATAATTTCAATCCAGGAGGAATTTCTGTTTGAAGATCTTTTAGGCTGTGCACAGCAAAATCAATCGATTTATTTAACAAAGCAACTTCTAATTCTTTTGTGAACAAACCCTTGTCGCCAATTTTAGATAAAGCAACATCAAGAATTTTATCACCGGTGGTTCTGATGTTAATTATCTCAACAATTATATTTTTGTTTTTCTTTTCTATTTCCTTTTTAACAAAAAGCGATTGCCACATTGCAAGTTCGCTCCCACGGGAGCCAAGGATGATTTTTGTTTTCAAGTTTCTCCTTTTACTTTTCGCGATTGTTACTTCCATTCAATCCAAAAATATTTCTGATTGCAGTGATAACTGCAGCGGTTTCCTGTGTATTTATACCCGTTTCCGAAAGCTTTTTTAATTCAATAGTTGGCTGATGCAATAATTTATTAATAATTCTCTTTGTA
Proteins encoded:
- the hemC gene encoding hydroxymethylbilane synthase: MKTKIILGSRGSELAMWQSLFVKKEIEKKNKNIIVEIINIRTTGDKILDVALSKIGDKGLFTKELEVALLNKSIDFAVHSLKDLQTEIPPGLKLSAVTERHPVEDVLIARKKGVTITDLKEGAIVATGSLRRRAQLLHLRPDIKIVELRGNVPTRINKFLESDWDAIILARAGIERLGLKKHISSIISTKEILPAVGQGALGIEIHIDNNFVNEVLQSIHHQETFIATKAERSLLKALKGGCQVPIGAYAQVKSNGLYLDGLVGSIDGVITFRKEIKGTKKEPEKLGKLLAKDLVKAGAGKVLNEIYKTARAK